In the genome of Rhizobium etli 8C-3, one region contains:
- a CDS encoding DUF4865 family protein: MIAMQYSFTLPADYDMTIVDRRIGDKGSMMDGFPNLRFKAYLSASKGEFGSRENLYAPFYLWKRPDGASDFLTGPGFQGLTQSFGWPQVIHWLVWNAEIADLRAAKFASRDILPIPAYAPLAEIRKQEVTRSNAEAAERGVLATISAFEPSGWSLVRFTLYRDMPLIFNKDQIYRVGHVSLP, encoded by the coding sequence ATGATCGCCATGCAGTACAGCTTCACCCTGCCGGCGGATTATGACATGACGATCGTCGATCGCCGGATCGGCGACAAAGGGTCAATGATGGACGGCTTTCCGAATCTTCGGTTCAAGGCCTACCTCAGCGCCAGCAAGGGCGAATTCGGCAGCCGGGAGAACCTTTATGCTCCGTTCTATCTTTGGAAGCGGCCCGACGGCGCCAGCGATTTCCTTACCGGTCCCGGTTTCCAAGGCTTGACGCAGTCTTTCGGCTGGCCGCAGGTCATCCATTGGTTGGTATGGAATGCCGAGATCGCGGACTTGCGCGCCGCAAAGTTTGCAAGCCGCGACATCCTGCCGATCCCTGCCTACGCGCCGCTTGCCGAAATCCGCAAGCAGGAGGTCACGCGGTCAAATGCTGAAGCGGCCGAACGCGGCGTGCTGGCCACGATATCGGCTTTCGAGCCGTCGGGCTGGAGCCTTGTGCGCTTCACGCTCTATCGGGACATGCCGTTGATCTTCAACAAAGACCAGATCTATCGCGTCGGTCATGTCTCCCTGCCTTAG
- a CDS encoding tautomerase family protein, with product MPLVRISLLKGKSPDYLRALSDNIHRAMVETFDVPVNDRFQVIHQHEPGELIFDRHYLGGPRSDDFVLFSITAGKPRTIGMRKAFYRRAADLLGQSPGLRPEDVMIVVNTTSPEEWSFANGEASMMEPDWQMRALATMEAPR from the coding sequence ATGCCTTTGGTTCGAATCTCTTTGCTGAAAGGCAAGTCGCCGGATTATCTCCGTGCGCTCTCAGACAACATTCATCGTGCCATGGTCGAAACGTTCGACGTGCCCGTGAACGACCGCTTCCAGGTCATTCATCAGCATGAGCCTGGCGAGTTGATCTTCGACCGCCACTATCTCGGGGGGCCGAGATCCGACGATTTCGTGCTCTTTTCCATCACCGCGGGCAAGCCCCGCACGATCGGGATGCGCAAGGCCTTTTACCGGCGTGCGGCCGATCTGCTTGGACAGTCGCCGGGCCTGAGACCTGAAGATGTGATGATCGTGGTCAACACGACCTCTCCGGAGGAATGGTCCTTCGCCAATGGCGAAGCTTCGATGATGGAACCAGATTGGCAGATGCGAGCGCTCGCAACCATGGAGGCACCCCGATGA